A genomic window from Diorhabda sublineata isolate icDioSubl1.1 chromosome 8, icDioSubl1.1, whole genome shotgun sequence includes:
- the LOC130447760 gene encoding tubulin beta chain-like, protein MREIVHLQAGQCGNQVGAKFWEVISAEHGIDPSGIYTGDSDLQLERINVYYNEASVASSTNGGKYVPRAILLDLEPGTMDAVRSGIYGKLFRPDNFVFGQSGAGNNWAKGHYTEGAELVDAVLDVVRKEAENCDCLQGFQLTHSLGGGTGSGMGTLLISKIREEYPDRIMNTYSVMPSPKVSDTVVEPYNATLSVHQLVENTDETYCIDNEALYDICFRTLKVPNPSYGDLNHLVSLTMSGVTTCLRFPGQLNADLRKLAVNMVPFPRLHFFMPGFAPLTSRGNQQYRALTVPELTQQMFDSKNMMAACDPRHGRYLTVAAVFRGRMSMKEVDEQMLAVQNKNSSYFVEWIPNNVKTAVCDIPPVGLKMSSTFIGNTTAIQELFKRISEQFAAMFRRKAFLHWYTGEGMDEMEFTEAESNMNDLVSEYQQYQEATADDEYEAEEEPAADDFNC, encoded by the exons ttttgGGAAGTGATTTCTGCGGAACACGGTATAGACCCCAGCGGGATATATACAGGAGACAGCGATTTGCAATTAGAAAGGATaaacgtttattataatgaagcctcag ttgCTTCATCAACTAACGGAGGAAAATATGTACCTAGAGCGATTCTCCTCGATCTGGAACCGGGTACCATGGACGCGGTACGTTCGGGAATATACGGCAAACTTTTCCGACCGGATAATTTCGTTTTCGGTCAATCGGGAGCAGGTAACAACTGGGCGAAGGGTCATTACACTGAAGGTGCTGAATTAGTCGATGCCGTATTAGACGTAGTACGAAAAGAAGCTGAAAACTGCGATTGCTTACAAGGTTTCCAATTGACTCATTCGTTAGGCGGCGGTACCGGATCCGGTATGGGTACTTTACTCATATCCAAAATTAGAGAGGAATATCCCGACAGGATAATGAATACTTATTCGGTAATGCCGAGTCCTAAAGTATCTGATACGGTGGTGGAGCCTTACAACGCTACACTTTCCGTACATCAATTAGTAGAAAATACGGACGAAACTTATTGCATAGATAACGAAGCTCTGTACGACATCTGTTTCAGAACTTTAAAA GTACCAAATCCTAGTTACGGTGATCTAAATCATTTAGTATCTCTCACCATGTCCGGAGTAACGACTTGTTTGAGGTTCCCCGGTCAATTGAACGCCGATCTTAGAAAATTGGCTGTTAACATGGTTCCGTTTCCTCGTCTTCACTTTTTCATGCCCGGATTCGCGCCTTTAACGTCCAGAGGTAATCAACAGTACAGGGCGTTGACCGTACCGGAACTTACCCAGCAAATGTTCGATTCCAAGAACATGATGGCCGCTTGTGATCCGAGACACGGTAGATATTTAACAGTTGCTGCGGTATTCAGAGGTAGGATGTCGATGAAAGAAGTCGACGAACAAATGCTGGCTGTTCAAAATAAGAATAGCAGCTACTTCGTCGAATGGATACCAAACAACGTTAAGACTGCCGTTTGTGACATTCCGCCTGTTGGTTTGAAGATGTCCTCTACTTTTATTGGTAATACCACAGCCATTCAAGAACTATTCAAGCGAATATCGGAGCAGTTCGCTGCTATGTTCAGAAGGAAAGCTTTCTTGCATTG GTATACCGGTGAAGGTATGGATGAAATGGAATTCACCGAAGCTGAATCTAACATGAACGATTTAGTTTCCGAGTACCAACAATACCAAGAAGCAACGGCTGATGATGAATACGAAGCTGAAGAAGAACCTGCTGCTGATGATTTCAATTGTTGA